From Acinonyx jubatus isolate Ajub_Pintada_27869175 chromosome F2, VMU_Ajub_asm_v1.0, whole genome shotgun sequence, the proteins below share one genomic window:
- the LYPLA1 gene encoding acyl-protein thioesterase 1 isoform X2 yields MPVTLNMNMAMPSWFDIIGLSPESQEDEPGIKRAAEHVKALIEQEMKNGIPSNRIILGGFSQGGALSLYTALTTQQKLAGVTALSCWLPLRASFPQGPISGVNRDIAILQCHGDCDPLVPLMIASLTSEKLKMLVNPANVTFKTYQGMMHSSCQQEMMDIKQFIDKLLPPID; encoded by the exons ATGCCTGTAACATTGAATATGAACATGGCTATGCCTTCCTG GTTCGATATTATTGGGCTTTCACCAGAATCACAGGAGGATGAACCTGGAATTAAACGGGCAGCAGAACATG TAAAAGCTTTGATagagcaagagatgaagaatggcattcCTTCTAACAGAATTATTTTGGGAGGATTTTCTCAG GGAGGAGCTTTATCTTTATACACTGCTCTTACCACACAGCAGAAACTGGCAGGAGTCACTGCCCTCAGTTGCTGGCTTCCACTCCGGGCTTCATTTCCACAG ggTCCTATCAGTGGCGTTAATAGAGATATTGCTATTCTTCAGTGCCATGGAGATTGCGACCCTTTAGTTCCCCTAATGATTGCTTCTCTTACTTCTGAAAAGCTAAAAATGTTAGTAAACCCAGCCAATGTAACCTTCAAAACCTACCAAGGCATGATGCACAGCTCATGTCAGCAG GAAATGATGGATATCAAGCAATTCATTGATAAACTTCTACCTCCAATTGATTGA